In Halopseudomonas xinjiangensis, a single genomic region encodes these proteins:
- a CDS encoding BON domain-containing protein translates to MRLTVIALALALAGCSSVLTATRDEPIDIDSGTRTIGSTIDDQLIETRIEVNVSKSHIDLERASRIDATSYNGVVLLAGQVPREELKEIAGNAARQVQKVKVVHNELKVGQPISLLARNNDALITANAKTRLLADSSIPGRRIKITTEAGSVYLLGLVTRKEADLAVQAVQQVGGVQRIVKLFEYID, encoded by the coding sequence ATGCGCTTGACGGTAATCGCTCTGGCTCTGGCCTTAGCCGGCTGCAGCTCGGTCCTGACTGCAACGCGCGACGAACCGATAGATATCGACTCCGGCACGCGCACCATTGGCAGCACCATTGACGACCAACTGATCGAGACCCGCATCGAGGTCAACGTCTCGAAGAGCCACATCGACCTGGAGCGCGCCTCACGCATCGACGCGACCAGTTACAACGGCGTGGTTCTGCTGGCGGGCCAGGTACCAAGGGAAGAACTCAAGGAAATCGCTGGCAATGCCGCCAGGCAGGTTCAGAAGGTAAAGGTGGTGCACAACGAGCTCAAGGTGGGGCAGCCCATCTCTCTGCTCGCCCGCAACAATGATGCGTTGATCACCGCGAACGCGAAGACCCGGTTGCTGGCTGACAGCAGCATCCCGGGCCGGCGCATCAAGATAACCACCGAGGCTGGCTCGGTTTACCTGCTCGGTCTTGTAACTCGGAAGGAAGCAGACCTCGCGGTACAGGCGGTACAGCAAGTCGGCGGCGTTCAGCGCATCGTCAAACTGTTCGAATATATCGACTGA
- a CDS encoding glutathione S-transferase N-terminal domain-containing protein, translating into MGVTANKRSSMAFFSDPADHYCHRVRIVLAEKAITVDIVNVEPGRHPQELAEANPYNSVPTLLDRDLVLYESTIMMEYLDERFPHPPLLPVYPVARANSRLLMHRVQRDWCGLVDTLLDSRTPAAAAAKARKELRESLIGVAPVFAEMPFFMSEEFSLVDCCIAPILWRLPALGVELPRQAKPLTDYMERLFQRDGFIASLSSAEKDMQ; encoded by the coding sequence ATGGGTGTTACTGCCAACAAGCGTTCCTCGATGGCCTTCTTTTCGGATCCGGCCGATCATTATTGTCATCGGGTGCGGATAGTTCTGGCGGAAAAGGCAATTACGGTCGACATCGTCAATGTCGAGCCAGGCCGTCATCCGCAGGAGTTGGCTGAAGCGAATCCGTATAACAGCGTTCCAACTTTGCTCGACCGCGATCTGGTTCTGTATGAATCGACGATCATGATGGAATATCTGGACGAGCGTTTTCCCCATCCCCCGTTGTTACCGGTTTATCCGGTTGCTCGCGCCAACAGCCGTTTGCTGATGCACCGCGTCCAGCGCGACTGGTGCGGTCTGGTAGACACCCTTCTGGATTCGCGTACGCCTGCTGCAGCCGCAGCCAAGGCACGCAAGGAGCTGCGAGAAAGCCTGATCGGCGTCGCTCCGGTGTTTGCCGAAATGCCATTCTTCATGAGCGAAGAATTCAGTCTGGTCGATTGCTGCATCGCGCCGATCCTCTGGCGACTTCCAGCTCTGGGCGTCGAGTTGCCGCGTCAGGCAAAGCCGCTGACCGATTACATGGAGCGGCTGTTTCAGCGTGATGGTTTCATCGCCAGTCTGTCCTCCGCTGAGAAGGACATGCAGTAA
- a CDS encoding cytochrome c1, with protein MKKQLIALLFALVPVTAMAAGGAGVPLDEANIDLTDKASLQDGARTFTNYCMGCHSAQYQRYERVATDLGIPEDLMMDNLVFPDTLIGDHMKIGMRPTESKGWFGAAPPDLTMVARVRGTDWLYTYMRSFYEDPSRPLGWNNRVFPNVGMPHVLAELQGKPVVGCKAMPVREGNTIKRDSLTGDPVTDEQCDVLVVEEGTGTQTEEEYDTTVRNLVAFLAYSADPIKLERHRIGVYVLLYLAVLFVFAYLVKREYWKDVH; from the coding sequence ATGAAAAAACAATTGATTGCGTTACTGTTCGCCCTCGTCCCGGTAACCGCCATGGCGGCCGGTGGCGCTGGTGTTCCGCTGGACGAGGCCAATATCGACCTGACCGACAAGGCTTCGCTGCAGGACGGTGCTCGGACTTTCACCAACTACTGCATGGGCTGCCATTCCGCGCAATACCAGCGTTATGAGCGTGTCGCCACGGATCTGGGCATTCCGGAAGATCTGATGATGGATAACCTGGTGTTCCCGGACACTCTGATCGGCGATCACATGAAAATCGGTATGCGTCCGACTGAGTCCAAAGGCTGGTTCGGCGCGGCGCCGCCTGATCTGACCATGGTTGCGCGGGTCCGCGGCACCGACTGGCTGTACACCTATATGCGTTCGTTCTACGAGGATCCGTCACGCCCCTTGGGCTGGAACAACCGCGTATTCCCGAACGTGGGAATGCCGCATGTGCTTGCCGAGCTGCAGGGCAAGCCTGTGGTTGGCTGCAAGGCCATGCCGGTACGCGAAGGCAACACCATCAAGCGTGACAGCCTGACCGGCGACCCGGTTACCGATGAGCAGTGTGATGTGCTGGTCGTGGAAGAGGGTACTGGCACGCAGACCGAGGAAGAGTACGACACTACTGTGCGCAACCTGGTCGCGTTCCTGGCCTATTCGGCGGACCCCATCAAGCTCGAGCGTCACCGCATCGGTGTTTATGTTCTTCTCTACTTGGCGGTGCTGTTCGTCTTCGCTTACCTGGTCAAGCGTGAGTACTGGAAAGACGTGCACTGA
- a CDS encoding ClpXP protease specificity-enhancing factor, with protein MKSSRPYLLRALYEWILDNNCTPYLLVNAGYPETVVPQNFVEDGQIVLNVSPSAVRQLEMDNDRVTFDGRFGGVPQQVWLPVQSVMAIYARENGQGMVFEIEPVNPPEPPEGGEKGGEKKPDAKPATARPSLKVVK; from the coding sequence ATGAAATCCAGCCGCCCGTACCTCTTGCGCGCGTTGTATGAGTGGATTCTCGACAACAACTGCACGCCCTACCTGCTGGTCAACGCGGGTTATCCTGAAACTGTCGTTCCGCAGAACTTCGTCGAGGATGGTCAGATCGTCCTGAACGTGTCACCTAGCGCGGTGCGTCAGCTTGAGATGGATAACGACCGCGTCACCTTTGACGGTCGCTTCGGCGGCGTCCCCCAGCAGGTGTGGTTGCCCGTTCAGTCGGTGATGGCCATCTATGCGCGAGAAAATGGCCAGGGCATGGTCTTCGAGATAGAGCCGGTGAACCCGCCGGAACCGCCGGAGGGCGGCGAGAAGGGGGGCGAGAAGAAACCCGACGCCAAGCCCGCCACCGCCCGTCCGTCCTTGAAAGTGGTGAAATAA
- a CDS encoding YraN family protein yields the protein MTALTLRQLLGNRAERAAERLLADSGMRLLARNYRCKQGELDLVMRDADTVVFVEVRYRRKNQWGSAVETVDWRKQKRLIAAAHHYLITHPHLADQPCRFDVVAAEGNPADPASYRWIREAFTC from the coding sequence GTGACGGCGCTTACGCTGCGGCAGCTACTCGGCAACCGCGCCGAGCGCGCTGCCGAGCGCCTGCTTGCCGACAGCGGCATGCGACTGCTCGCTCGTAATTATCGCTGCAAGCAAGGCGAGCTCGATCTGGTCATGCGCGATGCGGATACAGTAGTATTCGTCGAAGTACGCTACAGACGCAAAAACCAGTGGGGCAGCGCGGTAGAGACTGTCGACTGGCGCAAACAGAAGCGCCTGATCGCAGCCGCTCATCACTACCTGATCACCCATCCTCACCTGGCCGACCAGCCCTGTCGCTTCGATGTCGTTGCCGCCGAGGGCAACCCGGCGGATCCCGCCTCGTACCGCTGGATCCGCGAAGCCTTTACCTGCTAA
- a CDS encoding phosphoheptose isomerase yields MDMQHRIKQLFTDSIETKTRSMDVLGPSIEQASQVMVNSLLSEGKILCCGNGGSAGDSQHFSSELLNRFERERPSLPAISLTTDTSTLTSIANDYSYEQVFSKQIRALGQPGDVLLAISTSGNSANVLQAIQAAHDRDMAVVALTGRDGGAMASLLLPEDVEIRVPARSTARIQEVHLLAIHCLCDLIDRQLFGSEE; encoded by the coding sequence ATGGATATGCAACACCGTATCAAGCAACTGTTCACCGACAGCATCGAGACCAAGACACGCTCGATGGACGTGCTCGGCCCAAGCATTGAGCAGGCCAGTCAGGTCATGGTCAACAGCCTCCTCAGCGAAGGCAAGATTCTCTGCTGCGGCAATGGCGGCTCGGCCGGCGATTCGCAGCATTTTTCGTCCGAACTGCTCAACCGCTTCGAGCGCGAACGCCCGAGCCTGCCAGCTATCTCGCTGACGACGGACACGTCCACGCTGACGTCGATCGCCAACGACTACAGCTACGAGCAGGTATTCTCCAAGCAGATTCGCGCGCTTGGTCAGCCTGGCGACGTCTTGCTGGCGATCTCCACTAGTGGCAACTCCGCTAATGTCCTGCAGGCGATCCAAGCTGCTCACGATCGCGACATGGCGGTCGTCGCGCTGACCGGTCGCGACGGCGGCGCAATGGCCTCTCTGCTGCTCCCGGAGGACGTCGAGATTCGCGTCCCGGCCCGCTCCACCGCGCGCATCCAGGAAGTGCATCTGCTTGCCATCCACTGTTTGTGCGACCTGATCGATCGGCAACTTTTCGGGAGTGAAGAATGA